Within the Scyliorhinus canicula chromosome 6, sScyCan1.1, whole genome shotgun sequence genome, the region ttcacaacctcacggTACACAACGCACACCCGTCATCAAAGACTGTGTGGAGACGTGGGAGTCATGCGACATGGCTTTGGGAACCAGTAATATTGATTGCCGAACGGCATCGGCACAGTCTGACGTTGGTGGCGTCTGACCTGCGCCCTCGCAGGCAAGTTGCTCAGGTTCAGGGTGGgcattgtggtgaaccactgtgcacgtgTATTAGgagatgtacggtaggacctgcactacaggttcgccggtagcccctgccggctagctccgcccacaaggagcggtataaatatgcgtgtcctccattgatctgccatttcgccagctgcagcaagaGGCCGcgtatctgactgtaataaagcctcagttgtacccaatctgagtctttcgtgcaattgatcgtgcatcagccatATCTAGAATTTCTGTACTATCGTCTACAAGACTGATTCCTCTTTCTGTGTTTATCTCAGAAGGTGTTAATGCTAACACCCGTGCAAAAGTGAATCATCCAGCACATGTTTTGAGCTCATCGACCTCCGTGAGCGAATATCTCATTAGACTTTGATTCTGGGCCCTGGAACCCACTTGATACAATaattattttctctgtggtctctgcaatgtaaatatttattgtGACCTTCCTCCCTACTTCGACAACCTGTGAATAGACTAACCCTCTGAGTTCATGGTATCTTGAATTCGTTGTGGGgtttgtagccatctaaaatggacaccagtctacaaaatggagaaccgcaaagaatacagggaaaaacagccatagtaaggacacacagcttgcagaagcatttagcatttAGCACGTACAAAAACCAGTTTTAAGGCAGCTACAgaaactcagccaaaggtgcaaataggaaaacaatctgcatactaatgaggtgataccggcccagtcccagatacaatagatacatttaagtatcgatggatacttttcaatagctacccagccaggatggcgccagagaaaccagaacaatgagccttaggaaccgccccagccattgagaaacgaccccaggataggggagttcaaaacgtattgattgggaaagacccaatcgatccccagcaggtgaggaagcccgccccaaggggcacggacctctggggacctataaaaagaaggtcccgcacatggttctgcctGTTGCTTCTTGACTCCGGCCTAGACTGTTGCATCCTGACCCCGGCCTCCGACTCCGGCCTCCAgaatcctgtctttcatcaccggcctttgagcatcagccatctatcagtaagtgccaaaacaacgatcgctacgtgacccaggcattgcttatactcttgccgactttaataaccagaagttgcagaccaagaacgggacgaaggccttgccccCCGACCTTGCctttctagataagtatttagtcgtctAATAGTAGGAATAaatattagtcttttagcgtgtgcatgagtattttatagaacagtacagcacagaacaggcccttcggccctcgatgttgtgccgagtaatgatcaccctactcaaatccaccctatacccgtaacccaacaactcccccccttaaccttactataggacactacgggcaatttagcatggccaatccacctaacccgcacatcttttttggactgtgggaggaaaccggagcacccggaggaaacccacgcacacacggggaggacgtgcagactccacacagacagtgacccagccgggaatcgaacctgggaccctggagctgtgaagcattgatgctaaccaccatgctaccatgctgcccaataaccaatatatctgttataataaacactaattgtttggacttactgatcggtgtttagatttattgctttgaacttgaccttgataacttgtgacggtgtctcttacagcacctggcgactccagagcatagatacagatacagagccaagccagtgttaagcacatgtcctttattggaggcgtgttaatcacactaacagtagaacgagcaacaggttACGAATAGAAAATTGGAACCAGTCCTTAGGGGCTGGGAAATACTGCGTATAAAGGGggaaagaaaaatacatttctgcTCACAGGTGGGGGCTGAGGAGAAATTAGTGCCGTTTAAGTTAACCCTCTCCTATCTGCAGCCAAGGTTGAGACATTGGAGCTCAAGCTATTGAAGATAACCCGTAGcgggcctcctcgaacaggcgccggaatgtggcgacgagggggcgtttcacagtaacttcatttgaaacctacttgtgacaataagggattattgttattataataaCATATTaactggatagaggattggcttgcGAACAAAAAGCAGAGTCGGGATAAACGGGGCCCTTTACAAGTTGGAGAACTGTAACCAGGAGCATCACAGGGCTCAGTCCTGGCACCTCAACGACTTCCGATCCACGCTCAGGATTTTGATGAAGGGTTTGAGTGTATGGCAGCTACATTTACTGGCAAGTGTACATAGCAAAGTTAGTTCTGAGGAAGATACAAAGAGACCGCAAAGAGATATAGAAAGGTTAGGTACATGGGCAGAAGAATGGAAACACAAAATACGATTCgcttggagagactggagaaatcggtggtgcagagggatctgggtgtcccagtgcatgaatcgcaaaaagtcagcatgcaggtacagcaagtcatTGGAAAGTCAATTGGGTTGGCTCCTTGAAGGATCTTGAGATTTTGgaaatttttattcaattcaattcagggttcttgagcattgctgaaactcaggcgaaaatcaagttaaaaacttgtcaggtgcaaataagaattgttttatttggagttcattggttacaacttgaaaatcatttaaaaggtagtttgtagacaatttgattttcttcaaagaatcacaggaattatcttctgagacagtagcctgaacacaactttaaaagtcaaagtctgaagtcaaagtatgaaaatgaaatatgaatacagaactcttttctaattctcttcctttactttatggctctttctgtctctcgctctggctctctgtctttctctctctctctctccaactctcTGCTGTTCCTTTCTATCTTTCTCTCCTTCTTTCTTCttcctttctgcctctctcctttcctttcctttccttttcttttctttttctctaaaatggtggccaaatcgtccatggatatactatttcatatctgtcttaagcgatccgatcacaccccaatataatcctaattggtttgggttagactcaaacacatttgatttgataacaagctgCCCAACTTCacgatgtaacattacttccaattgttgcttgtctgcaacaatggagaccttatattatctcatcatactatgcgaggcataattccgaaaatataattcaaactgtcttttaatgttggaatcaaatatatatattatatttgattcgatgttttaactgtccatttattaaaaacaaggcaacacagtctaaaatgtttcagctattATAATCGTGGGATGTGATTTACTCTAATCTGAAATGGCGTGAGAATCATGCAATTTGTTCATCcttattcctcgttgccatggattcaacccttgtccttggaaaaaatgtaatgttcttatcaaacttttgagttttgcaaactcatgactgagtttggaaattgtatgtttctttcattttaaaactgggaattaatatttatgctttagccAGCTTTTTACCGatattaagtgtatttgaaatacctagaacatagaacatagaacagtacagcacagaacaggcccttcggccctcaatgttgtgctgagcaatgatcaccctacttaaacccacgtaacccgtatacctgtaacccgacaatccccccattaaccttacactacgggcaatttagcatggccaatccacctaacccgcacatctttggactgtgggaggaaaccggagcacccggaggaaacccacgcacacacggggaggacgtgcagactccgcacagacagtgacccagccgggaatcgaacctgggaccctggagctgtgaagcattgatgctaaccaccatgctaccgtgaggcccccctggCTTCTACACTCCTATTACAAGGATATGGGAGTATGGAACTCAAGAACCGTTGCTACAGCTACACAGGGAGTTGATGAGACCACAACTAGGGTCCTGTGTACAGGTCTGGTCAGGTTCCTTGAAGAGGGAGGTAATTGCATCGAAGCAGTTCTgagaaggttcacttggctgGTCCCTGTGATGAAGGGGGTTTGACTGatcaggaaaggttggacagggacACACTGGAGTTGTGAAGAATGGGAGGCGATCGTCTTGAAACATATAGTATTCTGAGGGGACCGGACAGGGTATATCCCCATTTGGGGGAGTCTAGAATCGAGGCAGATTGAAAATAAGAGTTCTCCTATTTAGGCCGATGATCAGGAGAAATGATACCGTTCAGGAAGTCGTCAATCTTTAGAACTTTCAGTGAGCAGTGGGCATGGACCATTGAATCTGAACAGGGCTGTGTTTGACAGATCTTTGATTGACAAGAGAGTTTTGGGGTCTGCAGGGACGGAATGGGGAgtaggggagaagggaggggtggAAGACAATAATCAGATCaagcatgatcgtattgaatggtggaaaagACTGAAGGGGTCAAAAGGCTTAAGCCTGTTCCTATTTATTGGGCTCTAATGGTCTCATGGTCAAAACGAtacagagcgggattctccgttgtgagtcAGCCCCGTTACCGGTGGCAACGAGGATTCACCATTTGGCCATTCGCTGTTGGtaggattctccactcccacctcTGTCAATAGGAATTCCCCACACCGCCAGGGAACCTGTGGCCGGGAGTGCACTACCAGTGGGCCCAAGCACCCCGCCGGCagcaaacagccggagaatccccgcccgTTTCCTGCTTTTGAGGCGTCCTGCGGCTTTGAAAGAAAACCATTATCACTGACTCCCTTCTTGCTCAGGAGGgggcccattcggcccctcgggcctgtGCCGGCCcgctgacagagcaccctaccaaagcccacccactccccctgtccccataaccccgcctacatctttggacagcaggcgacaattcagcacggccaatccacccaacccgcacggctttgggctgtgggaggaaaccggagcacccggagggaacccacgcaggcacggggaggaggtgcagactccgcacagacagaattgaacctgggtccctggggctgtgaggcatgcgtgctaaccactgtgtccccaTAATACACGTGTAGTGATAGCAAAACCAGTGCTGATATGAGATTTAAACAGACGAATGTGAAACATTTCTatgtgttcaatttatatccttgTTTTGCTCCATATGCTCCATTTTgtcggcagcccggggggggggggggggggggggggggggggggtgatttcccgagggcgtggggctgccccacaacgggaaaccccattgaccggcctatCAGAGCATCCCCACCGGTGGGCTGAAGCAGAAATGTGGAGCGATTCCTTGAAAAGCATtcatagaatctcaacagtgcagaaggagtccattcgacccattgagtctgcaccaacccactgaaagagcatcgTACCTACGCCCACATCCTATACCTGTCGCCtcgcctaagggcaatttagcttcgaccgtccacctgacctgcccatctttggacgtCAGTTCAATTTGACCGTCCctggacccccctcccttcctgtgAAAGAGCTCTCTAATCAGTTCCAATCTCACCCAGCTCTTTTCTCCAGAACTCTGGAAAAACAATTCTCCCCTTCGACAATTTATCCAGTTCCTCTTTGGAAAGTTATTTCTGAAGCTGGTCACAGCGGCGGACAAATTCTCCACATCTTCACCCTGATCCATTTATCTTCCCAAAAAAACAAACTCTTCGATACGAtgatattaattttaaaatgacaCTAGATGTCGGGATGTGACTTTGGCTCTGCTCCAGGTTGAGAAGCTGGGAGATGCCAAACTGAGTCTCCGCAGCACCATCACTGGGTGGAGGGTGTAACTACAGCATGGCCACCACTTAAACTCTATTTCCACAATAAATGTGAAGAGAAAGGAGGAAATGTGTGCAGGTGGATCATTTTCTTCAGTGACAAGAGAAATGAAACACCTTGTATCTCTTTGCAACATGTGCAACATATATATATGAATGTGCATTAACTATTAAGCCAGCACAGCAGCAACAAGGTCCTTACAAGGTTGTAATGATGTTGGACAGCACAGGGATTAGGGGAAGTGATGGGGTCAGCGTCAAGCCTCCCCCAGATGGCCTCCATCCTTCACACATCTCCAGGGCAGTGCTTATCTGCTGTATCTGCCAGTGATTTCCAGTAGATCAGCAGCTCAGAGGGATTCACCTGGTGCACGGTGATGAGTTTGCGAAACTTGCAAACAGAAAACGTCACCTTCCCATTGAAGAACTTCTCCTCCGAGTGGATTTCCACTGGATCAATCTTCAACTCCGCCAAGCACAGCCCGATGTAGACGTCCTCCAGTTTAAAGTAGGGGACGATCCTGGAAATATTCCAGACTCGATTGGCAACATCGGCCGACATCACGTACCCAGTGCCGGAGCAGAATGGTGGATATTTTTCCTGAGGGTATTCCTGCTCACTGACGTACCATTTACTGGAAATGTCCCTGATGGGCCCGAAATTTCTCATGATGAAGCCGGTGAAGATGTTTGTGTGATTCATTCGCAACAAGAGCTTGGTCAGATAATCCACGTTCACAAACATGTCGGAATCGGTTTTCATCACGAAGGATACGGACGGACAGAATCGGTTCACCCATTCCAGGCCCATCAGCACCTTGAGGGTCAGGTTGTAATAACTGTCGGTGAAATTTTTCTGGATGATGTCCTTGTGCAGTGAACTCTCTTTCTGCAGCTGTTCCTGATGCTCTCGGCTGTACCCCAGCAAGAAGtaggtcaccaccctctggccgtgggcggtcctcactctcccccacgtCTGGCGAACGGCCGAGCGAGCTACTAactggtcctgggcactggtgaccaggaggaccaggaaTGGGGGCCGGGTCTGACAGCTGCTATTCGGCAACATGAGGAAGGAGTGGTCACTTAACTTTGCAACATGCAAATAGTCAACCGTGTACTGGCTTAAATATCCAAGTATAATTAATGTCAGCAATATGGGTACAAGGGACAAAATAGATTTCCTTTTTGGAAGCAATTTGAAACAACTTCTCCCCAAAAATATCTTCATGCTTCGAGTTGCCTGTAAAGTAAAATAAACAAGTTGGTTTTGGTCGATTCCAGGTTAGGCAAAGAAAAATACATCCCAGTTTAAGATTAATGGGCCTGACTGGGAACATAGGAATATAAGGTAATTCAGCCCCCTCGAGATTACTCCGTCTGTCAGTGAGATTTTGGCTGATTTGTCTCTGAActtcatcatctacaaggcacaaagtcaggagtgtgatggaacactctccacttgcctggatgagcgcagctccaacaacactcaagaagctccacaccatccagcactgtttgattggcacctcatccacaaacattcactccctcccccaccgacgcaccgTACCgattgtgtgtaccatctacaagatgcatcgcaggaactccccaaggttccttcggcagcaccttccaaatccacgaccactaccatctagaaggacaacagcagcagatacctgggaaccccaccacctggaggttcccctccaagtcactcaccatcctgacttggaaatatatcggccgttccttcacaatCGCtggggggcaaaatcctggaactccctccctaacagcacagtgggtgtacctacacctcagggactgcagtagttcaagaaggaagccatcagcaccttctgaaggggcagctagggatggggtGTAAATGCTGGTTTAATCAGCCACACCAAACATCCTGTGGATGAAAATAAACTCAAGGGTACAATTTGGTTCCTTAAGCCTCAAAAAAAATCTATCATTCTCCGACTCAAACACCACACCTGtacaatccctacaatgcagaaggaggcaatttggctcaTCGTGTCTGTTCACTGTTactcggtacacgtaacaataaacaaatctaatccaatctaaACTAATCTAATCTACTTaaacccaatcccccgccctttccccgtaacatCACATAAacgtttggacacttaagggcaattgatcacggccaatccaccgacctacacatctttgggctgtgggaggaaaccggagcacccggagcaaacccacgcacacacggggaggatgcacagactccgcacagacgtcactcgaggtcggaatcgaaccagcCAGCCTCAACAGCGTTTTGAGTTCACGATTTCCGCTTCCTTTTATTCGGCGAAGAGCTTCCTGAACGGCTGCGTTCTCGCTTGAAGATTCTGTCCCTTATTTGGCAGAGTTTTTAAGAGGAGGGTCGGGGCTGATCAGGGATCAAAAATAGACTTTATACGTTGTAGTATGAGCTACAGCTGACGCGTTAAAGTGGCTACTTTACAGCTGCCTTTACGAAGGAAGTAGCTGTTTTGCAAATCACATTGAAAAAGGAAGTAGTTTGGACAGATTGCAAGttaaaaacaaaatgacaaaGAGAGGTGATTAGATCGCTGGCTCTGCTTCATGTTGATGTGGAAAACAGGATCAGGCGAGGTCCATCCACGgacactgagggaagtgagagtgggAAATGCGGAGGCGCTGGCCATAATATTCCTGTCTTCCTGAGACTCGAGTGTGGTTCCAGGAGGCGGGAGAACTGCAAATGTTGCACCTCTGTTCAGAAAAAAGGACGGCAGGATAAACCCAGCAACCAAAATCCAGTCAGTATAACCGCGGAGAAACCTCCACAATTCAGGAAACAACTAACAGTCACTTGCCTAAATTCAGGTTAGGTCAGGAAAGCTGGAATGTATTCTTGAAGGGCAAATCGTGTTGAAATTAACTTGCTGGATTATTTTGGAAGCAGTCAGAGAGACGGCCGATGAGGGTGACGCGGTGGATGTGGTGCACATGGGcgtccaaaaggcctttgataaagggCCGTGCGACAGACCTACGAGCAAGGGTTCGAGctgatggaataaaagggacaaggGGCGACATGGACATGAAATTGGCTGAGCGACAGGAAGCAGTAAGGAGCGCTTTATGGATGCTTTTCAAGGCTGGACCTTCCCGTGTAATTTCCCAGGGCTCAGTTAGCATCCCTGCTCTTCCTGGTTCATGTCTTGTTGTCTAGGGCACAATTTTGGAATCTGTGGACGATGCACAACGTAGAAAGTGCAGGCAAATCTCTGTTGTCCGGTACGTCGCTACATGTGACGATAAACATCAATCAACCAATCGAGGCTCGGGgaacttggaggagggggggggcgccacTGGTTAATGAAAGATCCCTGTTCACTGAAATGTAAGGTGACTCTCGTGTTTTCCAGTCGATGAGAAAGCGACGGGATGACAACAAGCCTCGGATTGAGAGAGGGCGGTGCAGAAGGTGACGAGAAGGAGCTAGTCTGCCAGAATGCAGACAGACCCCTGCTAACTATTACCAGTGAGTTGGATGCGCTCAATCGAAAAGCAGAGCCGACCCCTTGAATTTCAGCCGGTTATTGTGCTGGATAACAGAAACGTCAGTGTACTGTGCACTGTGAGGAGACCAGTATGACGCTTCAAAAGAATGTTGGTGCGATGGGCAGACGAATGAGAGGTGAAACTTAACGCAGAGGAATGTGAAGTCGTCAATTGCAATGGGAAGAGCAACGATGTGGCAGTGGGGAAACAAATGTAACTCTGAAGGGGATGTGTGGGCTTCGCGGTATAGTCACCAGGCTAATAATCCATGGGGAAGGCTCTGGCGACCCagcttcgaatcccaccaggggcagacggtgaaatttgaatcagctaaaaatctggaatgaaacgtGGCCTCCCGACCGTGTAACCATCACCAAttgtctttagggaaggaaatctgccaccctcaccctgtctggcctacatgtgactccaggttcaCGGTTGACGCTGaactgacctctgaaatggcctggctaGCCAATCAGTTCCAGAGCAAGGGGAGATGGGCAAtttgagtccctgcagtgcagatggaGCCAATTCAGCTGATTGAGTCCACACTGACCGTCTGAAAGCACCcctgacctaggcccactctcccgccctatccctgtgacccgataaccccacctaacctagtgGGCACGAAGGGATAATTTagccgtgaccaatccacctaacctgcactgtctttggactgtgggaggaaaccggagcacccggagggaacccacgcagacacggggaggacgtgcagactccgcacagacagtgacccgaggtcagatttaacctgggtccctggtgttgtgagacagaGTGGTTGCCACCGTACCAcctgttgtgttctgcttcttcacgtagtataagctgcttccttgatgtgcgctctgacaaaggaaggttcagattggagataggtttaacacatttattgaacagttaacaattctcctacttgtgtTCGACTCTCCAGCTAATCTAGCTATAGTAACTCagcctaactaaccagtctgctctaagccaccctgactgggaaatatatcggccgttccttcactgtcgctgggggcaaaatcctggaactccctccctaacagcacagtggatgtacctacacctcaggcacTGCCGCGGTTTAGGATGGCAGCTCACCGCCTCTTTCTGAAGGCTCATTTCAAATACGCATGTGAGGGGTTCCCCGGCGCCCGGGACCTACTCACCGTACCTGGGCGACCTCGTCACGGCATCATTTAGTGCCGCTGTCCACAAATATTGACCAGTTGCAATGGCacctgggagggtctcccagaCCATTAGGTGCTGACGGATGGTTGGGggtagggcagggtggcaccctggcactcctgctggaagtcgggcaccttgacagtgccaaccgggCAGTGCCAAAGTTCCCGAGGTGGCAATGTACgactggcaagggcactgccagggatagGGTCCAGGGGGCCTTAAAGGCGGGGCGGAGGTGGGGGTGTCCCGAGGGGCGTCCCCAagcttgcggggggtgggggggggctcaaaaactcatggggggatgggggagattggGTCAGCCAGACAGAAAAGCCCCCCGATCTATGAGAAGCCTTTACTGCTGGTGAGGTTGCTTTAAGTGCGGTCTCAGCAGAGAGTCACCCCCAAGGCCAGAATAAATGGCAAAGTGCTGTTCAAGAACGGGGCGTCTCTCGGAGCTGCAGCCACTGGGAAGCGCCCACCCAACTGGCCCAAAACCGGACACACGCTGTTTTTCTCTTCCCGGTTAAATCACGCCCAGAGTATCGTTTGCCACATCCAACTTGTGAAGACCCTTCAGGATCTCATTGTCACCACCCCCTGTGCTCGTACGCGGTCCATTCCAGCCCCACCAGAGACACAAGACCAGGGAAATCAGATTGATTTAAATGGCCGAGGTCTTTGATTGAGTCCAATAAACTACCATCAGCacctttgtaactttaaaacattaGTAAGCGTCCCCTTCACCAAAATaagatctctccccccccacccccagttctTACATCTGCAATTTATGATAATGCATCTGCAATAATATTGTCCTTCCCGGGAATGTGCTCAATTTATATATTGTATTACAGTCACCGGAGATCCGAGACGGATTCAAACGGAAAGATTTACTCAGCAAGCCGCGACCATCTGAAGATTCTGGTTCCATTCCTGGCCGGCTTTTATTGCTGGGTGTTGAGGAGCCCCACGGTTCGATCTCTGCCCCTCAGCGGGGAGCTCGCGTTCCTCGAGCCCCATGGTTAGGATCAATTGGGTTGTCCCCATGCGTCTCTTTTTCTatgtggcagacagtgactagtggggtacgtcAGGGATCGGGGCTGGCACCCCGgctattggggcagcagggtagcatggtggttagcataaatgcttcacagctccagggtcccaggttcgattcccggctgggtcactgtctgtgtggagtctgcacgtcctcccc harbors:
- the LOC119967880 gene encoding beta-1,3-galactosyltransferase 5-like — its product is MKIFLGRSCFKLLPKRKSILSLVPILLTLIILGYLSQYTVDYLHVAKLSDHSFLMLPNSSCQTRPPFLVLLVTSAQDQLVARSAVRQTWGRVRTAHGQRVVTYFLLGYSREHQEQLQKESSLHKDIIQKNFTDSYYNLTLKVLMGLEWVNRFCPSVSFVMKTDSDMFVNVDYLTKLLLRMNHTNIFTGFIMRNFGPIRDISSKWYVSEQEYPQEKYPPFCSGTGYVMSADVANRVWNISRIVPYFKLEDVYIGLCLAELKIDPVEIHSEEKFFNGKVTFSVCKFRKLITVHQVNPSELLIYWKSLADTADKHCPGDV